A DNA window from Centroberyx gerrardi isolate f3 chromosome 3, fCenGer3.hap1.cur.20231027, whole genome shotgun sequence contains the following coding sequences:
- the LOC139925150 gene encoding NLR family CARD domain-containing protein 3-like isoform X1, which translates to MSLSEEREEELPPSKTTLSGEHDSQTKAESPVQQERADSPVPSCVSMKSDQSMDRPIEFKDGQHSTEQSRIQQERADSPVPSCVSMKSNRSMDRPIEFKDGQHSTEQSPPGEVRGSQRSVCPGASNRPELRIYETPAAVCQRKLKSNVKEKFQCVFEGIAKAGNPTPLNQIYTELHITEGESGEVNDEHEVRQIETASRKPARPETTIKCEDIFKPLPGREKPTRTLMTKGVAGIGKTVLTQKFTLDWAEDKANQDVQFTFPFTFRELNLLKGKKHSLVELLHHFFTETKEAGICRFDKFQVVFIFDGLDECRLPLDFQNNEILTDVTESTSVDVLLTNLIKGKLLPSARLWITTRPAAANQIPPECVDMVTEVRGFTDPQKEEYFRKRFRDEEQASRIISHIKTSRSLHIVCHIPVFCWITAAVLEHVLRTTERGDLPKTLTEMYIHFLVVQSKQKNVKYHGRAQTDPLWCKKSRKMIKSLGKLAFEQLEKGNLIFYEAELTECGIDIRAASVYSGVFTQIFKEECGLIQDKVFCFVHLSIQEFLAAVYVFLSFINTGVNKLSETQSTSWWLTLFRDKSKLTDLYQSAVDKALQSPNGHLDLFLRFLLGLSLQTNQTLLRGLLTQTGSSSQTNQETVQYIKENIRENPSAERSINLFHCLNEMNDRSLVEEIQQYLRSGSLSTEKLSPAQWSALAFILLSSEEELDVFDLKKYSASEEALLRLLPVVKASNIALLSGCQLSERSCEALASVLSSQSSSLRELDLSNNDLQDSGLKLLSAGLESPHCRLETLRLNQNKLTEKCCKELSSVLSSQSSSLRELDLSNNDLQDSGVKLLSAGLESPHCRLETLRLSYCQLSERSCEALASVLSSQSSSLRELDLSNNDLQDSGLKLLSAGLESRHCRLETLRLNQNKLTEKCCKELSSVLSSQSSSLRKLDLSNNDLQDSGVKLLSAGLESPHCRLETLRLSGCLLSEEGCASLASALSSNPSHLRELDLSYNHPGDSGVKLLSAGLEDPHWRLDSLSVDHGGVQRLKPGVRKYACEVTLDPNTANRNLFLSEDNREVTAVREEQPYPDHPERFNCWPQLLCRNGLTGRCYWEVERKGLVYIGVTYRGIIRRGLGDDSRLGWNDKSWSLECYDDLYSAWHNNTSVSTGISSSDSDRVAVYLDWSAGSLSFYRVSSDTLIHIHTFHSTFTEPLYPGFWFRSSGSSVSLVR; encoded by the exons ATGAgtctgtctgaggagagagaggaggagctccctccctctaaaaccactctgtctggggaacatgacagccagACCAAAGCTgagag cccagtccagcaggagagagcagactcccctgtacccagctgtgtgtccatgaagagtgaccagTCTATGGATCGTCCTATTGAGTTCAAAGATGGACAGCACTCTACTGAGCAAAG caggatccagcaggagagagcagactcccctgtacccagctgtgtgtccatgaagagtaaCCGGTCTATGGATCGTCCTATTGAGTTCAAAGATGGACAGCACTCTACTGAGCAAAG TCCACCAggggaggtcagaggttcccagCGGTCAGTCTGTCCAGGAGCTTCAAACAGACCTGAACTCCgtatttatg aaactcCTGCTGCAGTGTGCCAACGTAAACTCAAATCCAatgtgaaggagaagtttcagtgtgtgtttgaggggattgctaaagcaggaaatCCAACAcctctgaatcagatctacacagagctccacatcacagagggagagagtggagaggtcaatgatgaacatgaggtcagacagattgaaacagcatccaggaaaccagcaagaccagaaacaacaatcaaatgtgaagacatctttaaacccttacctggaagagagaaaccaaccagaacattgatgacaaagggagtggctggcattgggaaaacagtcttaacacagaagttcactctggactgggctgaagacaaagccaaccaggatgtacagttcacatttccattcactttccgagagctgaatctgctgaaagggaaaaagcacagcttggtggaacttcttcatcacttctttactgagaccaaagaagcaggaatctgccggtttgacaagttccaggttgtgttcatctttgacggtctggatgagtgtcgacttcctctagacttccagaacaacgagatcctgactgatgttacagagtcgacctcagtggatgtgctgctgacaaacctcatcaaggggaaactgcttccctctgctcgcctctggataaccacacgacctgcagcggccaatcagatccctcctgagtgcgttgacatggtgacagaggtgagaggcttcactgacccacagaaggaggagtacttcaggaagagattcagagatgaggagcaggccagcagaatcatctcccacatcaagacttcacgaagcctccacatcgtgtgccacatcccagtcttctgctggatcactgctgcAGTTCTGGAGCATGTGTTGAGAACCACcgagagaggagacctgcccaagaccctgactgagatgtacatccacttcctggtggttcagtccaaacagaagaatgtcaagtatcatgggagagctcAGACAGATCCACTCTGGTGTAAAaagagcaggaagatgattaaatctctgggaaaactggcttttgagcagctagagaaaggcaacctgatcttctatgaagccgagctgacagagtgtggcattgatatcagagcagcctcagtgtactcaggagtgttcacacagatctttaaagaggagtgtGGGCTGATCCaggacaaggtgttctgctttgtccatctgagcattcaggagtttctggctgctgtttatgtctttctgtcattcatcaACACTGGTGTCAATAAACTGTCAGAAACTCAATCAACATCCTGGTGGTTGACACTATTCAGAGACAAATCTAAACTAACAGacctctaccagagtgctgtggacaaggccttacagagtccaaatggacacctggacttgttcctccgcttcctcctgggtctttcactgcagaccaatcagactctcctacgaggcctgctgacacagacaggaagtagctcacagaccaatcaggaaacagtccagtacatcaaggagAACATCAGGGAGAATCCGTctgcagagagaagcatcaatctgttccactgtctgaatgagatgaatgaccgttctctagtggaggagatccaacagtacctgagatcaggaagtctctccacagagaaactctcccctgctcagtggtcggctctggccttcatcttactgtcatcagaagaagagctggacgtgtttgacctgaagaaatactctgcttcagaggaggctcttctgaggctgctgccagtggtcaaagcctccaatatAGCTCT gctgagtggctgtcagctgtcagagagaagctgtgaagctctggcctcagttctcagctcccagtcctctagtctgagagagctggacctgagtaacaacgacctgcaggattcaggactgaagctgctctctgctggactggagagtccacactgtagactggaaactctcag gtTGAATCAAAACAAGCTCACAGAGAAATGCTGTAAGGAGTTGtcatcagttctcagctcccagtcctctagtctgagagagctggacctgagtaacaacgacctgcaggattcaggagtgaagctgctctctgctggactggagagtccacactgtagactggagactctcag GCTGAGctactgtcagctgtcagagagaagctgtgaagctctggcctcagttctcagctcccagtcctccagtctgagagagctggacctgagtaacaacgacctgcaggattcaggactgaagctgctctctgctggactggagagtcgacactgtagactggaaactctcag GTTGAATCAAAACAAGCTCACAGAGAAATGCTGTAAGGAGTTGtcatcagttctcagctcccagtcctctagtctgagaaagctggacctgagtaacaacgacctgcaggattcaggagtgaagctgctctctgctggactggagagtccacactgtagactggagactctcag gctgtcaggctgtctgctctcagaggaaggctgtgcttctctggcctcagctctgagctccaacccctcccatctgagagagctggacctgagctacaatcatccaggagactcaggagtgaagctgctctctgctggactggaggatccacactggagactggactctctcag tgtggaccatggtggagtccagaggttgaaaccaggtgtgaggaagt atgcctgtgaagtcactctggacccaaacacagcaaacagaaacctcttcctgtctgaagacaacagagaggtgacagcagtgagagaggagcagccatatcctgatcacccagagagatttaactgctggcctcagctgctgtgtagaaatggtctgactggtcgctgttactgggaggtcgagaggAAAGGACTGGTttatataggagtgacttacagaggaatcattAGGAGAGGATTGGGTGATGACAGCAGGCTTGGATGGAATgacaagtcctggagtctggAGTGCTATGATGATCTTTACTCTGCCTGGCACAATAACACATCAGTATCCACAGGaatctcctcctctgactctgacagagtagcagtgtatctggactggtctgctggctctctgtccttctacagagtttcctctgacacactgatccacatccacaccttccactccacattcactgaaccactctacccTGGGTTCTGGTTTAGGTCgtctggttcctcagtgtctcttgtcagatag
- the LOC139925150 gene encoding NLR family CARD domain-containing protein 3-like isoform X2 produces the protein MSLSEEREEELPPSKTTLSGEHDSQTKAESPVQQERADSPVPSCVSMKSDQSMDRPIEFKDGQHSTEQRIQQERADSPVPSCVSMKSNRSMDRPIEFKDGQHSTEQSPPGEVRGSQRSVCPGASNRPELRIYETPAAVCQRKLKSNVKEKFQCVFEGIAKAGNPTPLNQIYTELHITEGESGEVNDEHEVRQIETASRKPARPETTIKCEDIFKPLPGREKPTRTLMTKGVAGIGKTVLTQKFTLDWAEDKANQDVQFTFPFTFRELNLLKGKKHSLVELLHHFFTETKEAGICRFDKFQVVFIFDGLDECRLPLDFQNNEILTDVTESTSVDVLLTNLIKGKLLPSARLWITTRPAAANQIPPECVDMVTEVRGFTDPQKEEYFRKRFRDEEQASRIISHIKTSRSLHIVCHIPVFCWITAAVLEHVLRTTERGDLPKTLTEMYIHFLVVQSKQKNVKYHGRAQTDPLWCKKSRKMIKSLGKLAFEQLEKGNLIFYEAELTECGIDIRAASVYSGVFTQIFKEECGLIQDKVFCFVHLSIQEFLAAVYVFLSFINTGVNKLSETQSTSWWLTLFRDKSKLTDLYQSAVDKALQSPNGHLDLFLRFLLGLSLQTNQTLLRGLLTQTGSSSQTNQETVQYIKENIRENPSAERSINLFHCLNEMNDRSLVEEIQQYLRSGSLSTEKLSPAQWSALAFILLSSEEELDVFDLKKYSASEEALLRLLPVVKASNIALLSGCQLSERSCEALASVLSSQSSSLRELDLSNNDLQDSGLKLLSAGLESPHCRLETLRLNQNKLTEKCCKELSSVLSSQSSSLRELDLSNNDLQDSGVKLLSAGLESPHCRLETLRLSYCQLSERSCEALASVLSSQSSSLRELDLSNNDLQDSGLKLLSAGLESRHCRLETLRLNQNKLTEKCCKELSSVLSSQSSSLRKLDLSNNDLQDSGVKLLSAGLESPHCRLETLRLSGCLLSEEGCASLASALSSNPSHLRELDLSYNHPGDSGVKLLSAGLEDPHWRLDSLSVDHGGVQRLKPGVRKYACEVTLDPNTANRNLFLSEDNREVTAVREEQPYPDHPERFNCWPQLLCRNGLTGRCYWEVERKGLVYIGVTYRGIIRRGLGDDSRLGWNDKSWSLECYDDLYSAWHNNTSVSTGISSSDSDRVAVYLDWSAGSLSFYRVSSDTLIHIHTFHSTFTEPLYPGFWFRSSGSSVSLVR, from the exons ATGAgtctgtctgaggagagagaggaggagctccctccctctaaaaccactctgtctggggaacatgacagccagACCAAAGCTgagag cccagtccagcaggagagagcagactcccctgtacccagctgtgtgtccatgaagagtgaccagTCTATGGATCGTCCTATTGAGTTCAAAGATGGACAGCACTCTACTGAGCAAAG gatccagcaggagagagcagactcccctgtacccagctgtgtgtccatgaagagtaaCCGGTCTATGGATCGTCCTATTGAGTTCAAAGATGGACAGCACTCTACTGAGCAAAG TCCACCAggggaggtcagaggttcccagCGGTCAGTCTGTCCAGGAGCTTCAAACAGACCTGAACTCCgtatttatg aaactcCTGCTGCAGTGTGCCAACGTAAACTCAAATCCAatgtgaaggagaagtttcagtgtgtgtttgaggggattgctaaagcaggaaatCCAACAcctctgaatcagatctacacagagctccacatcacagagggagagagtggagaggtcaatgatgaacatgaggtcagacagattgaaacagcatccaggaaaccagcaagaccagaaacaacaatcaaatgtgaagacatctttaaacccttacctggaagagagaaaccaaccagaacattgatgacaaagggagtggctggcattgggaaaacagtcttaacacagaagttcactctggactgggctgaagacaaagccaaccaggatgtacagttcacatttccattcactttccgagagctgaatctgctgaaagggaaaaagcacagcttggtggaacttcttcatcacttctttactgagaccaaagaagcaggaatctgccggtttgacaagttccaggttgtgttcatctttgacggtctggatgagtgtcgacttcctctagacttccagaacaacgagatcctgactgatgttacagagtcgacctcagtggatgtgctgctgacaaacctcatcaaggggaaactgcttccctctgctcgcctctggataaccacacgacctgcagcggccaatcagatccctcctgagtgcgttgacatggtgacagaggtgagaggcttcactgacccacagaaggaggagtacttcaggaagagattcagagatgaggagcaggccagcagaatcatctcccacatcaagacttcacgaagcctccacatcgtgtgccacatcccagtcttctgctggatcactgctgcAGTTCTGGAGCATGTGTTGAGAACCACcgagagaggagacctgcccaagaccctgactgagatgtacatccacttcctggtggttcagtccaaacagaagaatgtcaagtatcatgggagagctcAGACAGATCCACTCTGGTGTAAAaagagcaggaagatgattaaatctctgggaaaactggcttttgagcagctagagaaaggcaacctgatcttctatgaagccgagctgacagagtgtggcattgatatcagagcagcctcagtgtactcaggagtgttcacacagatctttaaagaggagtgtGGGCTGATCCaggacaaggtgttctgctttgtccatctgagcattcaggagtttctggctgctgtttatgtctttctgtcattcatcaACACTGGTGTCAATAAACTGTCAGAAACTCAATCAACATCCTGGTGGTTGACACTATTCAGAGACAAATCTAAACTAACAGacctctaccagagtgctgtggacaaggccttacagagtccaaatggacacctggacttgttcctccgcttcctcctgggtctttcactgcagaccaatcagactctcctacgaggcctgctgacacagacaggaagtagctcacagaccaatcaggaaacagtccagtacatcaaggagAACATCAGGGAGAATCCGTctgcagagagaagcatcaatctgttccactgtctgaatgagatgaatgaccgttctctagtggaggagatccaacagtacctgagatcaggaagtctctccacagagaaactctcccctgctcagtggtcggctctggccttcatcttactgtcatcagaagaagagctggacgtgtttgacctgaagaaatactctgcttcagaggaggctcttctgaggctgctgccagtggtcaaagcctccaatatAGCTCT gctgagtggctgtcagctgtcagagagaagctgtgaagctctggcctcagttctcagctcccagtcctctagtctgagagagctggacctgagtaacaacgacctgcaggattcaggactgaagctgctctctgctggactggagagtccacactgtagactggaaactctcag gtTGAATCAAAACAAGCTCACAGAGAAATGCTGTAAGGAGTTGtcatcagttctcagctcccagtcctctagtctgagagagctggacctgagtaacaacgacctgcaggattcaggagtgaagctgctctctgctggactggagagtccacactgtagactggagactctcag GCTGAGctactgtcagctgtcagagagaagctgtgaagctctggcctcagttctcagctcccagtcctccagtctgagagagctggacctgagtaacaacgacctgcaggattcaggactgaagctgctctctgctggactggagagtcgacactgtagactggaaactctcag GTTGAATCAAAACAAGCTCACAGAGAAATGCTGTAAGGAGTTGtcatcagttctcagctcccagtcctctagtctgagaaagctggacctgagtaacaacgacctgcaggattcaggagtgaagctgctctctgctggactggagagtccacactgtagactggagactctcag gctgtcaggctgtctgctctcagaggaaggctgtgcttctctggcctcagctctgagctccaacccctcccatctgagagagctggacctgagctacaatcatccaggagactcaggagtgaagctgctctctgctggactggaggatccacactggagactggactctctcag tgtggaccatggtggagtccagaggttgaaaccaggtgtgaggaagt atgcctgtgaagtcactctggacccaaacacagcaaacagaaacctcttcctgtctgaagacaacagagaggtgacagcagtgagagaggagcagccatatcctgatcacccagagagatttaactgctggcctcagctgctgtgtagaaatggtctgactggtcgctgttactgggaggtcgagaggAAAGGACTGGTttatataggagtgacttacagaggaatcattAGGAGAGGATTGGGTGATGACAGCAGGCTTGGATGGAATgacaagtcctggagtctggAGTGCTATGATGATCTTTACTCTGCCTGGCACAATAACACATCAGTATCCACAGGaatctcctcctctgactctgacagagtagcagtgtatctggactggtctgctggctctctgtccttctacagagtttcctctgacacactgatccacatccacaccttccactccacattcactgaaccactctacccTGGGTTCTGGTTTAGGTCgtctggttcctcagtgtctcttgtcagatag